A region from the Medicago truncatula cultivar Jemalong A17 chromosome 6, MtrunA17r5.0-ANR, whole genome shotgun sequence genome encodes:
- the LOC11420089 gene encoding F-box protein SKIP23, whose product MAAVDWTKLPKDLLNLISQRIYDEVDLIRFQSVCSTWRSSSVPNHHPISPFKFPLLKFPFLSDSNDIDTINSNNNTSFCYLTKQNLYLIQPPQQQQEEQRLLRPWLVGVGQNTHGQTKYINPVMQNCSFVVHSVIDHNKLSVLHLGSTYFIMDIDVKINRQLIISKEYMYPKKVVAVTCHGKKPLVVGMLAFPPYPLLLKCGDEDWKVIPDMSMKFEDICVFKGRPYAIDEIGKTIMIGPDSSVHLVAEPLVGGGNMKFLVESEGDLLLADVYDCLCIDLNDPVRIDLFKLNEKEKKWVKLTSLGDRVLFLGLGLVYSFSVSASDLCVSQGNCIIFESMSSERELYVLDLDDGQLSLFYDNPEYSNLLWLPRTWIRARYQTTCSAPNS is encoded by the exons ATGGCAGCGGTCGACTGGACTAAACTTCCAAAGGATCTTCTCAATCTGATATCACAACGAATCTATGATGAAGTCGATCTCATTCGCTTTCAATCAGTTTGTTCAACATGGCGCTCTTCCTCCGTCCCCAATCATCATCCCATTTCACCCTTCAAGTTCCCACTCCTCAAATTTCCATTCCTCTCTGACTCCAATGACATTGATACcatcaacagcaacaacaacacttCATTCTGTTACCTCACCAAACAAAATCTCTACCTCATCCaaccaccacaacaacaacaagaagaacAACGCCTACTTCGCCCGTGGTTGGTAGGAGTTGGCCAAAACACGCATGGCCAAACCAAATACATTAACCCAGTCATGCAAAATTGCTCTTTTGTTGTCCATTCTGTGATCGATCACAACAAATTATCTGTTCTCCATTTGGGAAGCACCTACTTCATCATGGACATCGACGTCAAAATCAACCGTCAACTCATCATCAGTAAAGAATACATGTACCCTAAAAAGGTCGTTGCTGTCACGTGCCATGGAAAAAAACCTCTCGTTGTTGGCATGTTAGCCTTTCCTCCATATCCGTTACTTTTGAAATGTGGTGATGAGGATTGGAAGGTGATCCCTGACATGTCAATGAAATTCGAAGACATATGCGTTTTTAAAGGGCGGCCTTATGCCATCGACGAAATTGGTAAGACGATTATGATTGGACCAGATTCGAGTGTCCATTTAGTTGCTGAACCTTTGGTTGGTGGTGGGAACATGAAATTCTTAGTGGAGAGCGAGGGAGATTTGTTGTTAGCGGACGTTTATGATTGTCTTTGTATTGATCTTAATGATCCTGTAAGGATTGATTTGTTTAAGCTTaatgagaaggagaagaagtggGTGAAATTAACGAGTTTAGGGGATAGGGTTTTGTTCTTGGGGTTGGGGTTGGTATATTCGTTTTCTGTTTCTGCTTCAGATTTGTGTGTTTCCCAAGGGAATTGTAtcatctttgaatctatgtcTTCCGAACGTGAGTTATATGTTTTGGACTTGGATGATGGTCAGCTTTCGCTTTTTTATGATAATCCTGAATATTCCAACTTGCTCTGGCTACCTCGAACATGGATCCGAGCTCGGTACCAA ACTACATGTTCAGCACCAAACTCCTAA
- the LOC11416017 gene encoding probable steroid-binding protein 3, producing MSYFNTTITETITYYTGLSPTAFFTITLLSILVYRTVTSMFVSPQDFNKPPVVSARFGSSRFNDVTEPPKKPVQVGEISEKELRLYNGSDENKPILISVKGNIYDVSQGKNFYGPGGSYAMFAGKECSRALALLSFKPQDINGNLEGLDESELAILEDWEYKFIDKYPKVGQLVPEPRTQQIEHSQEDNSNMKPE from the exons ATGAGTTACTTCAACACAACCATAACAGAGACAATAACATACTACACAGGTCTATCACCAACAGCTTTCTTCACAATCACACTCTTATCCATCCTTGTTTACCGAACCGTTACTTCCATGTTTGTTTCTCCTCAAGATTTCAATAAACCGCCTGTTGTTTCGGCTCGGTTTGGTTCTTCCCGGTTCAATGATGTTACTGAACCGCCAAAAAAACCGGTTCAGGTTGGTGAGATTAGTGAAAAGGAGTTGAGGTTGTATAATGGGTCTGATGAAAATAAACCCATTTTGATTTCTGTTAAGGGAAATATCTATGATGTCTCTCAGGGCAA GAATTTTTACGGACCAGGAGGATCGTATGCAATGTTTGCCGGAAAGGAATGTAGCCGAGCCCTTGCTCTCCTATCTTTTAAACCTCAAGATATTAATGGCAACCTCGAAGGTTTGGACGAGTCAGAGCTAGCAATTTTAGAGGATTGGGAGTATAAATTCATAGACAAGTATCCAAAAGTTGGCCAGCTTGTTCCAGAACCAAGAACTCAGCAAATCGAGCACAGTCAAGAAGACAATTCGAACATGAAACCCGAATGA
- the LOC11408843 gene encoding chaperone protein dnaJ 72 has translation MDHYKVLGLEKTATKEEIKAAFKKLALQCHPDKHSQSPKYVQHNAKLRFKQVSEAYEVLMDDRKRAKYNYQSHAGGGGLCRYQCTEYYSKYGYGKSGSGYGDKTRSSGLNGGGGGGGGGFGDKFGTAIRNLTTRSSLLNLGYAA, from the coding sequence ATGGATCACTACAAAGTTCTAGGGTTAGAAAAAACAGCAACCAAAGAAGAAATCAAAGCTGCATTCAAGAAACTCGCGCTTCAATGTCATCCAGATAAGCATTCTCAGTCACCGAAATACGTTCAACACAACGCCAAACTTCGATTCAAACAGGTTTCTGAAGCATATGAAGTTCTTATGGATGATCGCAAACGTGCCAAATATAATTACCAGTCGCATGCTGGTGGTGGAGGCCTGTGTCGGTACCAGTGCACTGAGTATTATTCAAAGTATGGATATGGTAAAAGTGGGAGTGGTTATGGAGATAAAACTAGGTCTAGTGGGTTGAATGGTGGTGGTGGCGGCGGTGGAGGTGGTTTTGGGGATAAATTTGGAACTGCTATTCGGAATTTGACGACGAGGTCTTCTCTTCTTAATCTTGGATATGCAGCGTAA